From the Nostoc sp. PCC 7107 genome, the window CCTCAAACCGAACCAGCCTCATCTCATACCCTTATCCAATTTCAACAAATAACCTTTGTGCGTAAATTCGATACTAGTTTGGTGTTGGAGCAGTCAAACCAATCTTGACAATGACATCATTGAAATCATTGTCGCCACCAACTAAATCTTCAAAACCAAAAGTGTTATCACCTAATATCCGCACATGCTGAGACTTGTCAGAGTTGGCACCTAAAAACGTAAAGAAAACCTAGCGTGGCAAAACTTACTAGAGAAGAGCGGAAATCCTGTAATCTTGACCTTGTAGCGAAATAATGGTGCAAAAACTTGGCAAGAAAAAGTTTAAAACCAGAGGCAACATCGTTTGAAGTACTCGATTGTGTTCAAAAAAAATGCCCCTCGTGCGGGGAAGCAATGTGGAATGAATACAATAATCCTCGACATATAAGAACATTAAATGGGGTAGTAGAACTACAGCTAAAAATTCGTCGATGTCAAAATAAGTCATGTATGCGGTATAAAAAAGCATATCGACCAGAGCGAGAAGGGTCACTCGCTCTACCACAGAACGAATTTGGTTTGGATGTGATTGCTTATATAGGAGCATTACGCTACCAGGAACATAGAAGTGTTCCCCAAATACACACTCACCTCGAATTAAAGGGTATATGTATAAGTCAACGAACGGTTACGCACCTAATTGACAGATATGACGAATTACTTTCTTTATGGCTAAAAGATCATAAAAGGTTAAAAGCAATAGTGGCTAATCAAGGACGGGTGATATTAGCTATTGATGGAATGCAGCCAGAAATTGGACATGAAGTATTATGGGTAATTCGAGATTGCTTATCAGGAGAAATAATACTTGCTAAAACCTTATTATCATCAAGAAACGAAGATTTAGTGGCGTTATTATTAGAAGTAACTAATACCCTAAATGTACCAATTGATGGCGTTGTTAGTGATGGACAACAATCAATTCGCAAAGCTGTTAGGTTAGCATTACCTAGTATTGCTCATGGTTTATGTCATTATCATTACCTGAAGGAAGCTATTATTCCCATATATGAGGCGGATCGACATGCAAAAAAGGAATTAAAGAAAAAAGTTAGAGGATTACGAGACATTGAACGTAGTGTTACCAATGAAGATAAGGATTTGGCAAACATTATTGAAGATTATTGCTCGGCAGTACGTAGTTCTATAACCAATGATGGTCATCCACCGTTAGAAGCATCTGGATTAAAGTTACAAGAAAATTTGACTTTGATAGAACAAAGCTTAGAACGGATGGAAAAAAAGTGCTTTACCACCACCTTTAGTCAACCTAAAACACCTGATAGCTAAAGGTTTATCTGCGACTGCATCTTTATTTTCACCTGTTATAGTTGCATATCAATGGGTTGATAAGGCTAGTAATATTCTCAATAATAAAATAGGTCTTGATGCTGCTGGAGTTAAACAAAGTTATCAGGAACTATTAAGAGAAATGTCCCAACAAAAACAGAAAGCTGGTACACTCAATACCGCAATCGATAACTTTATAAAAACTACCCATAACTACTGGTCTGGACTTTTTCATTGTTACGAAATTGAAGATTTTCCCCGAACTAATAATGACTTAGAAAATGCTTTTGGTATGCTACGTCATTATCAACGTCGTTGTACTGCTCGTAAGGTTGCCCCCTCATCCCTCGTTATTCGTGGTTCTGTCAAACTTGCCTGTGCGTAGGCGTAGCCCGTCGTAGACATCGCTACTAAGCTTCATTCTTTTACCGCATCTGATTTAGCACAAGTTGATATTCATACTTGGCTCGAATTACGCTCTCAATTGCAAAAACACCACAAAGCCAGAATTGAACAATATCGATTTCGCAGAGACCCCAAGGGTTACTTGGCTAATTTAGAGAGTCGTCTTCTCTAGTAAGTTTTGCCACGCTAGGTTTTAAATGGGTTAATAATAATAGTTTTCTACTGCGAAAATTCTCTTCGGGAGATTGTTTGATAATTAATTGTTCATCATTTACAAAAATTAATTATTTTTTTAAAAATATCACTTTCACTGTAGAAAGTGCCATCAGTCCTGCTGCTTGAGTTTTTCTACTTTCTGCTTAAGCTTTTCAAAATTGAACTTATCTTTTTTAGGCAATTTGTGACCCGGAGTATCAATATGTCTGAGGTGCATAGTCCGGCAATTGTATATATTTCTCCTACGGAGTTGGTAGTTCATCCGAAGCTGATAGAAATATACGGTGAAAATGAGAATCGTCCCGCTTTGGAAAAAAGTATCTCAGAAAAAGGGATTTTGGAATCCTTAAAGGTATCTGCACGCACTGGTGTAAATGTGGTTTTAGCAGGCAAGTGTCGTTTGCAGATAGCCCGCCAGTTGGGAATTTCTGCTGTGAAAGTAGAATTTGTCGAGTCTAGTTCGCCTGAAGAAGATTTGAAATTAGTGCTTGACTTTAATCTCCACCGGGAAGGCGGAAAGACTCATTACCAAAAATTTCACGAAGGGCAGTACTGGGAGAGCGTACTTCGTCCCCAAGCGAAAGAAAGACAACGGGAAAGCGCCCGTCGTTTGAATGAATCGAAGTATTCAAATTTGAACACTTCGATAGATGAGAATAAAACTCAATTAAATAAGGGTAAACCTGTGATTCAGGAGGTTTCAGAGAATCTAAGGATAAGTGTTGGCAGTTATCACAAGGGCAAGAAAGTATTTAAATATATTTCTCAATTAAGGGATCTGCAAAAATATAAGGCAGTTGTTGCACTGGAGGCGGAATTTAACCGAAGTATTGATGCAGCGTACAAGTTCGTTTGCAATCAAGATATCTGTGACCAGGTGATAGACCTGATTGAAGCAGACGAGATAGGTAGTATAAGTGATGGTATCGCTTGGATGCGGAATGGCGATCGCAATCCGTTTCGGCGTTTCCAAATTGGTCAAGTATATCAATTTAAGGAAAGACTGCGGCCAGAGTTGGAAATCGTGGGGCGTGTTATTGGTATAACTAATGAATTTGTTGTGTTTGGATTGAGGAATTTAGTAAATATGAACCTAGAAATTGTGAATCTGCGCCCGCGACAGACTGATGCGGAGTTGCAAGATGAACCATCTGCTGAACAGAGAGCAAGAATTCTTCACTTAATGGAAAAATTTAGGGATGTTTTTCCTGTTCAGGTATCTTTAGCTGAATTATTAAAACTCCCAAATTTAACTGATAAAGAGGAGGTTTTATTGCGGATGTATGAGTCTGACGTATTTGAAAAAACTTGGGAGGACTATAAGAGCCAAATGCAAGCAATGGAAATGTCTACAAATAGAAAAAAGGATAATATTCGTGCTGCATAGGTAGCTGTGAGCAGTTAATCTAGCAGAGAATTTATCCCACAATTTAACGTTACCTAATAGATTGCCTACGTTAGTTATCCCGAACGGCTGTTGGGTACATTCGCCAACACATTTGCAGAAGCCATAGCAGGTGTTAGTAGGATTGATCAACCCAAAGATAACGTAATTTTATTTGACCGTCGCCACCAGCAGAACTGGGAACGTAGTCAACAAGCCCAAAGACGCATCCAGATAGTAGTAACAGCAATAGAGTGGGGTAGTGGGTTACCAGCAGGGGCTACTGAACGGGCAAAAGCTATACGTGCTGAGTATAAACGCCGCTTTAACAAAACTATTTCCCAAGAGACTCTACAAAAGCACTTACATTTGTGGCATCCCACACGCTACATTTTAGACCCTTGGGCAGAAAATAGCTCAAACCCTTATCAATCAAAAGAGAACGGGCAATTTTACGAATTTCAAAGCTCATTTGTAAAACACGATACTCAAAATCCTTGTGGAATAAGTAATTACGTTCATTCCTTTTATATGAAGGTTTTTTGTAAGTGTTTACCTCCTGCTGCTATAGCCCTTCAAGGGCTGGCGTCAGCAGAGGTAGTTGAACAACCCGATGTTTTTCAGCAAGACTCAGCTGTCGTCCAGCCTGCGGAAAATCTTGAATTCATAAATTCTTCCAATACAGCTGAAATTAATTTAAATAAAACCAGCAATCAATTAGAGAATTCAGTTCATACAAGTATTTTACAATCAAATGAATTCAGTTCTGATCAGGATTTTATATACCTCTGTAGCTCCGGCACGTTGTCAAAAGTTGATAATCAAAACTTATCTAATACGAAGGATAACGGGCTGGGTGTAGTTTCGATACCTGCTGCGGTTCCACTAGAACAACCACTCCAAAACGCCAACAATGGCTTGCACGGTGCATCTGTTGGTGACGAGACTGCTGATGATTCCTACCGCATCGAGGAACTCAAGCGAGCGACAAAACTACGGCTAATGGCTTTAACCCAAGCTAAGGCTAAGGTGCGCCAATACTGCGTAATCACGGGACATATTCTCAGCACTCAAGAACGCGATCGCTTAGAGCAACGTGCCAAAATGCAATTCTACCTCGATTCCGGTAACGAAACTTTAATTGCAGAAGCTAAGGACTGGGCGACTGCCAATCCTGGATGTTTACCATTTTCCTTGGAGTTAGAGAGAGAAAAATTTTGGCAAAGATGAGGGACATCAGGCGGTAAGATGTTTGGTATTTTAAACTTTAACTGCACAAAAAGAGGTGATTCAGATTTACAGAAGTTATTATACTTGTGAGTAAAATTTGGTACAAAAATATAGAAGAAAATATGAAAGATATCTTAATGGAAAAACTGTTTAATCAAGCAGTTGAACCAATCTTCCAAGCCAACAATTTAACTAAATATTCAGCACTCAAACAAAGAGAGGATGAATTTAAATCACTGTTTAATATTGAATTAGCAGAATACGTGGACTCGAAAAGAGGATTTAATTTGTCTCTATTTATCCGCGACTTTTTAAGTGAAGATTGCTTGCCGTACAGAGACGCTATTCAGCAAAAATATGGAAAGCGAGCAGCGGATTTGATTGGAGAATTAATTTGTATTTGAAAGCAAAAAAAGTTAGCTGGTAGTTAGAATTTATGATTATACGGCCAGCGTTCCGTGCAACTTTAACACTATGTATTTGTATTTTCTTGACTTAATTGTTGCCCAAACTCAGATATTGAACTTGTAGTTACGGCTTTTTCTAACAATTGATTCAATAACTCAATGTCATATAATTCATTTAGTTTTTCTACTAATTCAGTAGGAACATCTTTAAATCGAATTGTTAGGATTTGAGCAATATATTTCTGGGTAGCTTTTGCTATACCTATGCGTTCTACGCTTGTTATGTATGTCATTTGCTGTTCAGCCTCAAAACGCTCTAATTCGGCTTGAAAATTTAAGTCTAACTCCGGTGGTAGAGTCATTAATCTATCTAGCAACCGGAAGATTTGCTGGATTTTATCTCTACTATAGCCTAACTCATACATTCGTTTAATTAAGCTCAACTTCCATTGCAATCGGCCTGCTAAATCTTGAGTTGTGGCTTGTGTCCGCAGGTGCGCCATCACCAGTACAGCAAAAGGACTATCACTTTGTTCTAATTCTGACCAACGAGATTCATAGTCCAGTAGTTTCACAATGGG encodes:
- a CDS encoding Rpn family recombination-promoting nuclease/putative transposase, producing MSEVRADYDGAWKEGVEQYFEAFLAFFFPEIQAEIDWKRGYNFLDQELQQLMRESEIGKQFVDKLIKVWLKDGKETWLLIHLEIQSQVDTNFPNRMFSYHYRIFDRYNQEVVSLAILGDNQANWRPQEYNYGRWGCRLSLQFPIVKLLDYESRWSELEQSDSPFAVLVMAHLRTQATTQDLAGRLQWKLSLIKRMYELGYSRDKIQQIFRLLDRLMTLPPELDLNFQAELERFEAEQQMTYITSVERIGIAKATQKYIAQILTIRFKDVPTELVEKLNELYDIELLNQLLEKAVTTSSISEFGQQLSQENTNT